ATTACTATTAGAGTTCCTAATACGCAATTAGATACTGTAATTAAAACCATTGCAAGACAAATTGACTTTTTGGATTTTAGAGTGATTAAAGCCGATGATGTTTCGTTGAAATTATTAGGCAATCAGCTTTCTCAAAAAAGAAATAGTGAAAGTGCTGACCGAATTACAAAAGCAATTGACAACAAAGGCAAAAAAGTAAATGATATTGTTGATGCCGAAAATACACTAGCAAATCAAAAGGAAGCTAATGATAATGCTGTTTTAAACAATCTTTCTTTAAAAGATCAGATTAATTTCAGCACTGTTACTTTACAGCTTTATCAAAATCAAACCGTAAAACAAGAAGTAACGGCAAGTGAAAAAGACGGCAGCAGCTATGAGCCTAATTTAGGAATTCAAATTGTCGATGCTTTAAAAAATGGTTTGTATATCATTCAGGCAGTTTTTGTCTTTTTCCTTAATTTATGGCCTTTTATATTAATTGCAATTGGATGTTATTTAGCCTATAAAAAATATTTCAAAAAATAATCAAAACTGTTAAAATTCAGCAATTTAGTAAGCAAAAAAATCATTATATTTGATATAGCATTTAAACTAATCCCAAAATAGAATATTATTGATTATTGAATTCTCAGTAAAGTGATTCTAAAAATAGATTTTCTTTTTATTTGAGAATATAGATTTTGCATTTTCAGCACACTAATTATATCTATTAACCTATTCAAATTTTAAGTATTATGAAAATTGCTACTATTATTGTCCGCGTTTTGATTGGTCTTTTACTACTCTTTGCTTCCATTTCGTTTTTTCTAAAATTAGCTCCAGAACCGGAAACAACGGGGAATTTTAAGGCCTTTAATATGGGTTTAGTTGCTTCGACTTATTTACTGCCACTGGCAAAAACTGTTGAATTACTGTGTGGAATTTCGTTTGTAACAGGACGTTTTGTTACGTTAGCAAACATTTTAATTCTTCCAATTACAATTAATATTTTGTTTATCAATTACTTTTTAGCTCCAGATGGGCTTCCAGTTGCCGTACTTCTGTTCATCGGTAATTTATTTTTGATTTATAGATATTGGGATAATTACAAAACGGTTTTCACTCCTTGATTTTTCAAAACTAAAAATAAAAAACCCGGTTCTTTACGACCGGGTTTCTTTTTAATTTGTTTTATCGTGTTTTACCCAAACTAAATCGGTTACGTTATATCCAATATCTTGAGCTTTGATCAGAAATTCTGCTTTGACACTTTCTGGAATTGTTTTTTCTCTTGAAAGTATCCACATATATTTTAAACTTTCGCCTGCTACAAGAGCATATTTATACTCTGTATCTATGGCAATAACATTGTATCCTGAATAAAAAGGACCAAAAAATGAGACCTTAAGCATACCAATATTGTCTTTTTTGACAAATTTGGCTTTCCCGATGCTTTCTTCCCACTTGTCTTTTTTGACATCATAGCCCTTATTATCGACTTTTATGGTGCCGTTATCATTCAAAGAATATTCGGCTGTAACATTGTTTAAATCTCTTTCCCATTTGTAATCTAATCTGGCAATTTCATACCATTTACCTAAATATCTGGCTTTGTCAAAATTAGTTACAGGTTTTGCTTTATCCGGAATTCCTCCTCCACAAGAACTCAGCGCGATTCCGATTCCTGCTCCAATTAAAACTGGAACTATATATTTGCTTTTCATAACGCTATCTTTTTAAATACCATAAAGATAGCACCCGAAATACACATCTAATTTACAAAATTATTTTTGAATATTATATTTTGTGAAGCATAAAAAAACCGTCTCGTTTTTTAATGAGACGGTTTATAAATATGATTTAAAGTAAAAATTATACGTGTAAAGCTCTATTTTCTGTAGCTGCCAATGCTGCCTCTTTTACCGCT
This is a stretch of genomic DNA from Flavobacterium endoglycinae. It encodes these proteins:
- a CDS encoding DUF4349 domain-containing protein codes for the protein MKTITKLGLTTLVITTLLFSCKKADYATSETADYAVDSTAISSSAAVEKKDSNQKFIRTADLKFKVKNVVKSTYAIENAVQKFGGFVTYTNLQSTIQDQIKTKISQDSTLETTKFTVENNITIRVPNTQLDTVIKTIARQIDFLDFRVIKADDVSLKLLGNQLSQKRNSESADRITKAIDNKGKKVNDIVDAENTLANQKEANDNAVLNNLSLKDQINFSTVTLQLYQNQTVKQEVTASEKDGSSYEPNLGIQIVDALKNGLYIIQAVFVFFLNLWPFILIAIGCYLAYKKYFKK
- a CDS encoding DoxX family membrane protein — its product is MKIATIIVRVLIGLLLLFASISFFLKLAPEPETTGNFKAFNMGLVASTYLLPLAKTVELLCGISFVTGRFVTLANILILPITINILFINYFLAPDGLPVAVLLFIGNLFLIYRYWDNYKTVFTP
- a CDS encoding lipocalin family protein is translated as MKSKYIVPVLIGAGIGIALSSCGGGIPDKAKPVTNFDKARYLGKWYEIARLDYKWERDLNNVTAEYSLNDNGTIKVDNKGYDVKKDKWEESIGKAKFVKKDNIGMLKVSFFGPFYSGYNVIAIDTEYKYALVAGESLKYMWILSREKTIPESVKAEFLIKAQDIGYNVTDLVWVKHDKTN